One genomic window of Moorella glycerini includes the following:
- a CDS encoding DUF438 domain-containing protein codes for MSELLDAREERQEILKGIIRDLHAGKDLEELKQRFARLIRNVSPGEIAALESQLIAEGMPEEEIKRLCDVHVALFKESLAEQHHDPTPPGHPIHTFRLENEAIRGVVEALKKLLGQIKAGDKEGREVFRQLKEEIKKDLARLAEIDKHYLRKEHQLFPLLERRGVYGPPKVMWQLHDDIRDMLKKVTRAVDEDDLATVINQGNELLTAIVEMINKEENILFPMALEKLTPSDWVEVRRGEEEIGYALVSPGNEWRPRPAGGAVPEGQEKEDPARAMELATGRLTPEQVDLLLTHLPVDVTFVDENDLVRYYSAGKHRIFTRSPAIIGRKVQNCHPPASVHVVEKILAEFRDGTRSEAEFWLTMNGRFIHIRYFAVRDAEGRYRGVVEVTQDVTGIRALEGEKRLLNW; via the coding sequence ATGAGTGAACTGCTGGATGCCCGGGAAGAGCGCCAGGAAATTTTAAAGGGGATTATCCGGGATTTACATGCCGGTAAAGACCTAGAAGAACTGAAACAACGCTTTGCCCGGCTGATCCGTAACGTCAGCCCGGGTGAAATCGCGGCCCTGGAAAGCCAGCTCATTGCCGAGGGCATGCCGGAAGAGGAGATAAAGCGCTTATGTGATGTTCACGTCGCCCTGTTTAAGGAATCCCTGGCCGAACAACACCATGATCCCACCCCGCCCGGCCACCCCATCCATACCTTCCGCCTGGAGAACGAGGCCATCCGCGGCGTGGTTGAAGCCCTGAAGAAGCTGCTGGGGCAAATTAAGGCTGGTGATAAGGAAGGCCGGGAAGTTTTCCGGCAGCTGAAAGAAGAAATTAAAAAAGACCTGGCCCGCCTGGCGGAAATCGACAAGCATTACCTCCGCAAGGAGCACCAGCTGTTTCCGCTGCTGGAACGGCGGGGAGTATACGGCCCGCCCAAGGTCATGTGGCAGCTCCACGACGACATCCGGGATATGTTGAAAAAGGTAACCCGTGCCGTGGATGAAGATGATCTGGCTACTGTTATCAACCAGGGAAACGAACTGCTCACGGCTATAGTGGAAATGATTAATAAGGAAGAAAACATCCTCTTCCCCATGGCCCTGGAAAAACTTACGCCCTCCGACTGGGTTGAGGTACGCCGGGGTGAAGAGGAAATAGGTTACGCCCTAGTTTCTCCCGGGAACGAGTGGCGGCCGCGCCCGGCGGGCGGGGCTGTCCCGGAAGGGCAGGAAAAAGAAGACCCGGCAAGGGCAATGGAGTTAGCTACCGGCAGGTTGACCCCGGAGCAGGTTGACCTGCTCCTCACCCATTTACCTGTAGATGTCACCTTTGTTGATGAGAATGACCTTGTCCGCTATTATTCCGCCGGTAAGCACCGCATCTTTACCCGCAGCCCGGCCATCATCGGCCGTAAAGTGCAAAACTGCCACCCCCCGGCCAGCGTCCATGTGGTGGAGAAGATTCTGGCCGAATTCCGGGACGGTACCAGGAGTGAGGCTGAATTCTGGCTGACCATGAACGGCCGTTTCATCCATATTCGTTATTTCGCCGTGCGCGACGCTGAGGGCCGCTACCGGGGCGTGGTGGAGGTTACCCAGGACGTGACAGGCATCCGCGCCCTGGAAGGAGAAAAGCGCCTGCTGAACTGGTAG
- a CDS encoding cupin domain-containing protein: protein MAHHEGNGGGSLIGRAVDLRELTGYQEGAVVSRTIIDKKTGTVTLFAFAEGQGLSEHTAPYDALVHVLEGEVEITIAGNPIRVKEGEAVIMPAHQPHALRALTNFKMVLTMIRS from the coding sequence ATGGCGCACCATGAAGGCAACGGCGGGGGAAGCCTCATAGGCCGGGCGGTAGATTTAAGGGAATTGACGGGTTACCAGGAAGGAGCCGTCGTCAGCCGGACCATTATCGATAAAAAGACCGGTACGGTAACGTTATTCGCCTTCGCTGAAGGACAGGGCCTGAGTGAGCACACGGCGCCCTACGACGCCCTGGTGCACGTACTGGAGGGTGAAGTGGAAATTACCATCGCCGGCAACCCCATACGGGTTAAAGAAGGGGAGGCCGTGATCATGCCCGCCCACCAGCCCCATGCCCTGCGGGCGCTAACAAACTTCAAGATGGTCCTGACCATGATCCGGTCCTGA
- the mntA gene encoding type VII toxin-antitoxin system MntA family adenylyltransferase antitoxin: protein MQEKKFSSTLKPIFASFPDVIAVYLFGSYLNEPERARDVDLALLLKKPVSGISYHFMHLYSKLGEIFSPLEVDLLFLNFAPVPIAFEVINTGEVIYCTNEERRTDFEYVISGLYLDYNYHLHQGRRELYETIREASSLVQ from the coding sequence ATGCAGGAGAAAAAATTTTCATCAACCCTTAAACCTATATTTGCCTCATTTCCGGATGTCATAGCCGTATATTTATTCGGCTCATATTTAAACGAGCCTGAGCGGGCGCGGGATGTGGACCTGGCACTTCTTCTCAAGAAACCGGTAAGCGGCATATCTTACCATTTTATGCATCTTTATTCAAAGCTGGGAGAAATTTTTTCGCCCCTTGAAGTGGACCTGCTCTTTTTAAATTTTGCACCCGTACCTATAGCTTTTGAAGTGATTAATACCGGCGAGGTTATTTATTGTACTAATGAGGAGCGCCGGACAGACTTTGAATACGTTATTTCCGGTTTATATCTTGACTATAATTACCATCTACACCAGGGCAGGCGGGAATTATATGAAACAATAAGGGAGGCTTCATCCCTTGTTCAATGA
- the hepT gene encoding type VII toxin-antitoxin system HepT family RNase toxin, which produces MFNEELIAARLGIIQSAIRRLQLLARLPREQFLQDEDAVDIAENRLRRALEALFDLGRHLVVKSGLGVPQDYRAIIEKLKDGQILPADFARQIMGMAGYRNRLVHEYNKVTPEELYEILQTRLGDFTLFCQHIVNYLERR; this is translated from the coding sequence TTGTTCAATGAGGAATTAATAGCCGCAAGGCTGGGTATTATTCAAAGCGCTATAAGAAGGTTGCAGCTCCTGGCGCGCCTGCCACGGGAACAATTCCTGCAAGACGAAGATGCTGTGGATATTGCCGAGAACAGGTTGCGCCGGGCCCTGGAAGCATTGTTTGACCTGGGCCGGCACCTGGTGGTAAAATCAGGCCTGGGCGTCCCCCAGGACTATCGGGCGATAATCGAAAAGCTGAAGGACGGGCAAATACTACCCGCAGATTTTGCCCGCCAGATTATGGGCATGGCCGGCTACCGCAATCGTCTTGTCCATGAATACAACAAGGTGACACCGGAAGAACTATATGAAATTCTGCAAACCCGCCTGGGGGACTTTACGCTGTTCTGTCAACATATTGTGAATTACCTGGAGAGGCGCTAA
- a CDS encoding Rpn family recombination-promoting nuclease/putative transposase — MPENEEQPRSPHHPHDKGYRQLLADKRVFLELLKTFVREEWVEAIDANELILVNKSYVLQDFSEKEADIVYRLKTRDKNVIFYVLLELQSTVDYLIPFRLLLYMVEIWREIYNNTPQHERESKHFHLPPIVPAVLYNGANNWTAPSTFKEMLDSYQDFSGHLLDFRYLLFDVNRYSEEELIKAANLIAGVFLLDQKMQPEDLARRLQKLAGILKRLTHDEFRHFTTWLKNVVKPRMPEDFREKVDRILDASNPWEVERMIYNLEITLEEMQQQALLKGKMEGKMEGKMEGKMEVAKNMLLLGIEMETIARATGLAPDEIATLKKQMEQ; from the coding sequence GTGCCGGAAAACGAAGAACAGCCTCGTTCTCCCCACCACCCCCACGACAAGGGTTACCGGCAGCTCCTGGCCGACAAAAGGGTGTTCCTGGAACTCTTAAAGACCTTCGTCCGGGAAGAATGGGTGGAAGCCATTGACGCAAATGAACTTATCCTGGTGAATAAGTCCTATGTCCTCCAGGATTTCAGCGAGAAAGAAGCCGATATCGTCTACCGGCTTAAGACCAGGGATAAAAACGTCATCTTTTACGTTCTACTGGAGCTGCAGTCGACGGTAGATTACCTGATACCTTTCCGGCTGCTGCTCTATATGGTCGAGATCTGGAGGGAGATCTACAACAACACCCCGCAGCACGAGCGGGAGAGCAAGCATTTTCACCTGCCACCCATCGTCCCGGCGGTGCTCTACAATGGGGCTAACAACTGGACAGCGCCCAGCACCTTCAAAGAAATGCTAGACAGTTACCAGGATTTCAGCGGGCATCTCCTGGACTTTCGCTACTTGCTGTTTGATGTCAACCGTTACAGCGAAGAAGAGCTTATCAAGGCGGCCAATCTGATCGCTGGGGTCTTCCTTTTGGACCAGAAGATGCAGCCAGAAGACCTGGCTAGACGGCTACAGAAACTGGCAGGGATCTTAAAGCGCCTCACGCATGATGAGTTCCGCCATTTCACGACCTGGCTGAAGAACGTCGTCAAGCCCAGAATGCCTGAAGATTTTAGGGAAAAGGTTGACCGCATCCTGGACGCAAGCAATCCTTGGGAGGTGGAACGGATGATTTACAACCTGGAAATAACCCTGGAAGAGATGCAGCAGCAGGCCTTATTGAAAGGCAAGATGGAAGGTAAGATGGAAGGTAAGATGGAAGGTAAGATGGAAGTAGCGAAAAATATGTTGTTGCTGGGCATAGAAATGGAGACGATTGCCCGCGCAACAGGGCTTGCTCCGGACGAGATCGCCACGCTTAAAAAGCAGATGGAGCAGTGA
- a CDS encoding DUF6431 domain-containing protein: MARQALKRHGFYWRNAGSDSEKWLQLPICRFWCRSCRHTFSLLPSFLLPYYQYSLKFILDCLIYFFSKARLLIYYQLLQFYRRRWAKNMNCIQAFFREQGYQEIIPPEFKQRAIKLLEMIAAFPNAETFSQRFHNHFRRNFMAN; this comes from the coding sequence ATGGCCCGGCAGGCTCTAAAGCGGCATGGTTTTTACTGGCGTAATGCCGGTAGTGACTCGGAAAAGTGGCTACAGCTGCCCATCTGCCGCTTTTGGTGCCGCTCCTGCCGGCACACCTTCTCTCTTTTGCCTTCCTTTCTCCTGCCGTATTACCAGTATTCCCTTAAGTTCATTCTGGACTGTCTCATATATTTCTTCTCCAAGGCCCGCCTCCTTATTTACTACCAGCTGCTCCAGTTCTACCGCCGCCGTTGGGCGAAGAACATGAATTGCATCCAGGCCTTCTTCCGGGAGCAGGGTTACCAGGAAATAATCCCGCCGGAATTTAAACAAAGGGCCATAAAATTGCTGGAAATGATTGCCGCGTTCCCCAACGCCGAAACCTTTTCCCAAAGGTTCCATAATCATTTCCGGCGCAATTTTATGGCTAATTAA
- a CDS encoding helix-turn-helix domain-containing protein, translating to MDEKDRENIALFRFSLIAPLLQGQVASRKAYLESITARPHEVPYYGLCDYSPQTIASWLRDYRREGFEGLKPKRRSDRGRPRALSPELQEQLLALRQEERSCPASVFYEQLVAKGVILPDAVSYATIYRFLKSRGLLGREMRREPERKRFAYDTVNTLWQGDVAAGPYLRVGNKKVATFLFAFIDDCSRLVTFAQFFTSEKFESLKVVFKEAILRRGIPQMVYVDNGKIYRSEQLQLACAALGIALINTKPYDPQSKGKIERFFLTVRQRFLPLVKDEHLKSLDNLNRSFWQWLEEDYHRQVHSALGMSPLDKFMSQFSQVKMVSDPAVLEPLFFKREERRVHHDATISINKRLFEVPPQFIGNRVEVRFDPEKLERVLIFVAGKEVAVAQPVALSVNARAKRESKLSFASLQGGGQN from the coding sequence ATGGACGAGAAGGACCGGGAAAATATCGCTCTTTTTCGCTTTAGCTTGATTGCGCCGTTGTTGCAGGGTCAGGTAGCCAGCAGGAAGGCCTACCTGGAGAGTATTACGGCCAGACCCCATGAAGTACCGTATTATGGCCTCTGCGACTATAGCCCCCAGACCATTGCCAGCTGGCTCAGGGATTACCGCCGCGAGGGGTTTGAGGGGTTAAAACCGAAAAGGCGTTCTGACCGGGGAAGGCCGCGGGCCTTATCCCCGGAGTTACAGGAGCAACTCCTGGCCCTGCGCCAGGAGGAGCGTTCCTGTCCGGCTTCTGTCTTTTATGAACAACTGGTGGCTAAAGGTGTTATTTTACCGGACGCCGTTTCTTACGCTACCATTTACCGTTTCCTGAAATCCAGGGGGCTTTTAGGCCGGGAGATGCGGCGGGAGCCGGAACGGAAACGCTTTGCCTATGATACGGTGAATACCCTCTGGCAGGGGGATGTGGCGGCCGGGCCTTACCTTCGCGTTGGCAACAAAAAGGTGGCTACTTTCCTCTTTGCTTTTATCGATGATTGTTCCCGCCTGGTGACTTTTGCCCAGTTTTTTACTTCCGAGAAGTTTGAGTCTTTGAAGGTGGTCTTCAAGGAGGCTATCTTACGCCGGGGCATTCCGCAGATGGTCTACGTGGATAATGGTAAAATCTATCGTTCGGAGCAGCTGCAGCTGGCCTGCGCGGCCCTGGGGATAGCCTTGATCAATACTAAACCCTATGACCCGCAGAGCAAGGGTAAGATCGAAAGGTTCTTCTTGACCGTCAGGCAGCGTTTCTTGCCCCTGGTTAAAGATGAACACCTTAAATCTCTGGATAACTTGAACCGCTCTTTCTGGCAGTGGCTGGAGGAAGATTATCACCGCCAGGTCCACAGTGCTTTGGGTATGAGCCCCCTGGATAAGTTTATGTCCCAGTTCAGCCAGGTTAAGATGGTGAGCGACCCGGCTGTTCTGGAGCCGCTTTTTTTCAAGCGGGAGGAACGGCGGGTACATCATGATGCTACTATCTCCATTAACAAGCGCCTTTTTGAGGTGCCGCCTCAATTTATCGGCAACCGGGTGGAGGTGCGCTTTGACCCGGAAAAACTGGAGCGGGTCTTGATTTTTGTGGCCGGTAAAGAGGTGGCGGTGGCACAGCCGGTGGCGCTCAGTGTTAACGCCCGGGCAAAGCGGGAGAGCAAACTTTCTTTTGCCAGCTTACAGGGAGGGGGCCAAAACTAG
- a CDS encoding ExeA family protein, whose product MYQAFYGLKGAPFGKELKPQDAFLSCSLKETRARLEYLSRVRGMGVLVGEPGAGKTFALRVFCANLNPALFKVIYLPLATGTVMDFYRGLARGLGEEPSFRKIDLFHQIQQAVQVFFRDKKITPVFILDEMHLANPKFLLDLALLFNFAMDAFNPFILVLAGLPFLLSRLELNQTQSLAQRLVVRFQVEPLNREEVGAYLEHHLSLVGATRPLFEPPAVEAIASRSRGWPRLVNNLALTSLLWGAQLKAQLISADVVRQAATEIGL is encoded by the coding sequence ATGTACCAGGCTTTTTATGGCTTAAAAGGGGCTCCTTTTGGCAAGGAGCTAAAACCCCAGGATGCCTTCCTTTCCTGCAGTTTAAAAGAAACGAGGGCCCGGCTGGAGTATTTATCCCGCGTCCGGGGCATGGGGGTCCTGGTGGGGGAACCGGGAGCCGGTAAGACCTTTGCCTTGCGGGTCTTTTGTGCTAATTTAAACCCGGCCCTCTTTAAGGTTATTTATTTGCCCCTGGCCACAGGGACGGTCATGGATTTTTACCGCGGTTTGGCCCGGGGCCTGGGGGAAGAACCGTCTTTCCGCAAGATTGACCTTTTTCACCAGATCCAGCAGGCGGTCCAGGTGTTCTTCCGGGATAAAAAGATTACGCCCGTCTTCATCCTGGATGAGATGCACCTGGCTAACCCCAAATTCCTGCTGGACCTGGCCCTGCTCTTTAATTTCGCCATGGACGCCTTTAATCCTTTTATCCTGGTCCTGGCCGGCTTGCCTTTTTTGTTGAGCCGCTTGGAGTTGAACCAGACCCAGTCTCTGGCCCAACGCCTGGTGGTTCGCTTCCAGGTGGAACCTTTAAACCGTGAGGAGGTGGGCGCCTACCTGGAGCACCATTTATCCCTGGTGGGGGCTACCAGGCCTTTATTTGAGCCGCCTGCCGTCGAGGCCATCGCTTCTCGCTCCCGCGGCTGGCCGCGCCTGGTGAACAACCTGGCCCTGACTTCCCTCCTCTGGGGCGCCCAGCTTAAAGCCCAGCTGATTAGTGCTGATGTGGTACGCCAGGCAGCTACCGAAATTGGCCTTTAA